The DNA segment GAATATTGCGATTCAACGCAAGAAGTACGATCAGACCTAGTGCTACATAGCTCAACTGGCGCACTAGCCGCGTCCAGTATTTTGGCAATTCCAGAATAGGCACGCTGTTCCAGGCATCCAGATTTGCCTTGAATACAAAGTGATACGTGGCGAATACAAGCGCCCAGATACCTAGCCACTTGTGTGACTCATAGACCCGGTCCAAGCCGCCGAATAGATTCTCAACTACCCTCCAGCGACTGGCCAACAGGCAGGAAGCCGCCATATAAACCAGTGCGCAAGCTCCAAGTATCAGGCTGAGAGTTGCCGAAGTGAGCCAAGTATCAACAGGTATTTCAATCAGCAGCGTTAGTGTCGTAATCACTAAGATACCGAGTATGCAGTGCCAGCTCTTCACCGTGAACGCTCCCGTTATGAATATGGTGTCGTAGGCTGAACCTCATCCTCCCTGAAACCGTCAGCGGCCTGATACGTTAGCAGGCTACTGAAATAGGGGGATGACCCAGGTCATATCTAGGGAGAACATGCGAATGAACCCAGCTATGCACGATGTCGCTCGCCACAGCGGTCTTCGGGAGCAGGGTTTCTGTGAGTCGTCCAGTGTCGGGCTCACCGGCAACAATCTCTGGATTCGCCTTATCGTAGCCAGGCTGCCTGAACGAGCTTGGCGCACTGGTCGAGCGAGTGGAAACTGTATCGATGGAGAGCAACTGCTGCTCCGTGCGAACACCACCCAAGGAGGCGATAGTGATCGAATCAAGCTATGTGGTAATTCACTCACATGTCAGCGAATTTCCTGAACCTATGACCCTCCGAACTGGGGACGGCGTTTTGGTTGGGGAGCGATATGATGGTCCCGAAGGCTGGCCTGACTGGTATTTTTGCACTGCCCCGGCCCAAGAACCTGGCTTTGTACCAGCGCAACTCCTTGATCGCCACGTGGACGGCTCCGCAAAGATGCTGGAGGACTTCACTAACAGAGAGTTGGATGTTGTCGAGGGACAAGTACTGCAAGGTAATCGTCAATTGAACGGTTGGTTATGGGCGGTACGGATTTCAGACGGTGCAACTGGGTGGGTGCCCTTAGATAAGGTCCGGCTGCAAGATTGAATCATCTCTGGAATCGTGGATATCGGCGACGCAAGCCTGCTGCTGGGGCTCAGCAATCAGGAAATCACAAAGCGCGCTTACAGAAGGCTCGGCGCCACTACGAAGCCGTCAACATAGAAAAGTTCTGGAACGGTTCCATAATAGTTATGGAACACCGAGCAAATACAAGCCCGCCATGGCCAACCCCCAGAAACACAAAAGCCCCGCAATCGCGGGGCTTTCGTATGAATTTTGGCGGGAAACCAGGGATTCGAACCCTGGGAACGCTATTAACGTTCGCCGGTTTTCAAGACCGGTGCATTCAACCACTCTGCCAATTTCCCTTGCGCAACACAGGATTATAATAGCCCATCCTGTCTCAGCGGGCGCCATAATACCCGAATGAAACACACTGTCAAACTCTCTGCATAGCTTGTTACAGAGCGTCTGTTATGATCTTTGCGACTGAACGTTTCAAAACTGAAGGAGTGTCGCCATGCGCGAACAGGATTACGCAGTTAATAGCAACGTGCAGGCTGAGCAGCTAGAGGTTAGCCGCGTCCTGCGCAATACATACGGCTTGCTCGCCCTCACCCTCGCATTTAGCGGCGTGATGGCGTATGTGGCGCAGCAGATGCGTGTCGGCTACCCGAATATCTTCGTGGTATTGATCGGCTTCTACGGCCTGTTTTTCCTCACCAACAAACTGCGCGACTCGGCCTGGGGCCTGGTGTCGGCGTTTGCCCTGACCGGTTTCATGGGGTTCCTGCTGGGCCCGATCCTGAACCGTTACCTGGGTATGCAGGGCGGCGCGGAAGTGGTCAGCTCGGCATTCGCCATGACGGCCTTGGTGTTTGGTGGCCTGTCGGCCTATGTGCTGATCACCCGTAAGGACATGAGCTTCCTCGGCGGTTTCATCACGGCTGGCTTCTTCGTGTTGCTGGCGGCCGTGCTGGCGAGCATGTTCTTCCAGATCAGCGGCCTGCAATTGGCGATCAGCGCCGGTTTTGTGCTGTTTTCCTCGGTCTGCATTTTGTTCCAGACCAGCGCCATCATCCATGGCGGCGAGCGTAACTACATCATGGCGACCATCAGCCTGTATGTATCGATCTACAACCTGTTTGTCAGCCTGTTGCAGATCTTCGGCATCATGAGCCGCGACGACTGATCCCAGCCTCATCAAAAAGCCCGCTTCGGCGGGCTTTTTGTTGCCTGCGGCTTTATCATTGGCAAAGGTTTGCCTACAGAGTGTTCCATGAAGTTCGCGATTGCGCTTTTTTCCGCCGCCCATGCGCCCTCCTCGCGCCGCGCCCTGCAGTTTGCCCAGGCGGCGTTGGCCGGCGGGCATGAGATTGTGCGGCTGTTTTTCTATCAGGATGGCGTCTACAGCGCTGCCAATTCGGTGGTCACGCCCCAGGATGAGCAGGATATCGCCCAACAATGGCGCGCCTTCGTCAGCGAGCATCAGCTTGACGGCGTGGTCTGCATTGCGGCGGCGCTGCGCCGAGGGGTGTTGAATGCCGAGGAAGCTGCGCGCTACCAGCGCAGTGCGGTGAATCTGGACGCGCCGTGGGCGCTGTCGGGCCTGGGGCAGTTGCACGACGCCATTCAGGACGCCGACCGCCTGATCTGCTTTGGAGGGCCATGAAATGTCCAGATCCTTGTTAGTCATCAGCCGCCAGGCGCCATGGTCCGGGCCCAGTGCGCGGGAAGCACTGGATGTGGTGCTGGCCGGCGGCGCATTCGACTTGCCGATCGGGCTGCTGTTTCTCGATGACGGGGTGTTTCAACTGGCAACCGCCCAGGATGCCAAGGCCGTGCAACAAAAGGATGTGACGGCCAACCTGCAGGCCCTCTCGCTGTTTGGCATCGACGACGTGTTCGCATGCAGCCACAGCCTGGCGGAGCGTGGGTTGACCGCCCCTGATAGCGCGCAGCCACTGAGCAGCGAACAGATTTCCCAGATGATTGACCGTTACGATCAGGTGATGACCCTCTGATGTCGACCTTGCATGTGTTGTCCCACTCCCCGTTTACCGACAGCCGCCTCGGCAGTTGCCTACGCCTGTGTGGCGCGCAAGATGCGATCCTGCTGTGCGGCGATGCAATCTATGCCCTGCAACCCGGTAGCGCCCCCTTCCAGGCCCTGCAAGCCAAGGCCCTGGCCATCTTCGTGCTTGCCGAAGATGCCCAGGCCCGCGGCCTGGCGTTGCCGCAGTGGGCCAGGAGTGTCGACTACCCAGGTTTTGTGCAGCTGTCGATCGACCATGACAAGGTCAACACCTGGCTATGAACACCCTGACTGTAGGCACCCACACCCTTGAGCTGGACAAGGACGGCTACCTGGTTGACCTGAATGCCTGGTCAGTCGAGGTGGCCAATGCCCTGGCGAGCGCCGAAGCGCTGGAACTGACCGACGAACACTGGGAAATCCTCAAGCTGCTCAGGGGTTTTTACCAGCAGTTCCAGTTGTCCCCGGCCACCCGCCCCCTGATCAAGTACACCGCCTTGAAGCTGGGCCCGGAAAAGGGCAACAGCCTGCACCTCAACCGACTGTTCAAAGGCACTCCCGCCAAACTTGCCGCCAAGCTGGCGGGCCTGCCCAGGCCGACGAATTGCTTATGACCGACTTTGCCCCGTTGATCACCGAAACTCCCGCCGAACACCCCTTTGCGCCGTTTGTGCGGATCCTCGGCAAAGGCAAGCGCGGCGCCCGCAGCCTGACGCGCGAAGAAGCCCGGGAAGCCATGGGCATGCTGCTCGACGAGAAAGTCGAGGACTCCCAGCTCGGTGCGTTCCTGATGCTGCTGCGCCACAAGGAAGAAAGCCCGGAGGAGCTCGCCGGCTTCACCGAGGCCCTGCGCGAGCGGCTCAGCCCGCCAGCACTGAAGGTGGATGTCGACTGGCCCACCTATGCCGGGAAAAAACGCCACCTGCCGTGGTACCTGCTGGCCGCCAAGTGCCTGGCGCAGAACGGCGTGCGGATTTTCATGCACGGCGGCGGTGCCCATACGGCCGGCCGGCTGTACACCGAACAGTTGCTGGGTGAGCTGCAGATTCCACTGTGCCGCAACTGGCAACAGGTCGAGACCGCTCTGGAACAAGGCAACCTGGCATTTATGCCACTGGGCGACTGGGCCCCGCAGTTGCAACGCATGATTGACCTGCGCAATATCCTCGGCCTGCGCTCGCCCATTCACTCCCTGGCCCGCATCCTCAACCCGCTGGGCGCGCGCTGCGGCCTGCAAAGCATCTTCCATCCCGGCTACCAGGGGGTACACCGCGATGCCAGTGGCCTGCTGGGTGACAACAGCATTGTGATCAAGGGCGATGGCGGCGAGATCGAGATCAATCCCGACACCACCAGCCACTTGTACGGTACCACCGGCGGCACAAGCTGGGACGAGGAGTGGCCTGCCCTCTCCGCCCAGCGCCACGTCAAGCCCGCCAGTCTCGACCCCGAACATCTAAAGGCCCTGTGGCGTGGTGAGGTACAAGACAGCTACCCGCAATTAGCGCTGATCGCCACCATGGCCTTGGCCCTGCGCGGCCTGGGGCACCCACGGGAACAGGCCTTCGAACTGGCCCAACAGTATTGGGATGCGCGCAACACATCGAACTAGTCGATAATTAACCCCGACCCTTTGCGCTATTTGTTCGAACCCAGACGATTAGACTGCACTCCAACGCTTACTAGCCAAGGAGTCAGTCATGGGTTTGCTGATTGAAGGACACTGGCACGACCAGTGGTACGAAAGTAGCGCAGATGGAGCCTTCCAACGGGAACAGGCGCAACGCCGGCACTGGGTCACCGCCGATGGCCAACCTGGCCCGAGCGGGGATGGCGGCTTCAAGGCCGAGGCTGGCCGCTACCATCTCTATGTTTCCCTCGCCTGCCCGTGGGCGCACCGCACCCTGATCCTGCGCAAGCTCAAGGGCCTGGAAAGCCTGATTGACGTGTCGGTGGTCAGTTGGTTGATGCTGGAGAATGGCTGGACCTTCGACAAGGCCCACGGCTCCACTGGCGACAAGCTCGACGACTTTGCCTTCATGCACCAGCGCTATACCGCCGATACCGCCGACTACACCGGGCGTGTCACCGTGCCGGTGCTATGGGATAAGAAGCTCAATCGCATCGTCAGCAATGAGTCGGCAGAGATCATCCGCATGTTCAACAGCGCGTTCAACGGGCTGACCGGCAACACCCTGGACTTCTACCCCGAACCGCTGCGCCCGACCATCGACGCGTTGAACGAGCGGATCTATCCCGCCGTGAACAATGGCGTGTATCGCGCAGGCTTCGCCACCTCGCAGCAGGCGTATGAAAGCGCATTTGATGAGGTGTTTGCCGAGTTGGATCAGTTGGAACAACACCTGGGCCAGCAGCGCTACCTGGCCGGTGAATACCTGACAGAGGCCGATGTGCGGCTGTTTACCACGCTGATTCGGTTTGACGCGGTGTATTACAGCCACTTCAAATGCAACCTACGACGGATAGCAGATTATCCGAATCTGTCGAATTGGTTGCGAGAGCTGTATCAATGGCCGGGGGTGGCCGAGACCGTGGATTTTGCGCATATCAAGGGGCATTACTATGCCAGCCACCGGACGATCAATCCGACAGGGATTGTGCCGAAGGGGCCATTGCAGGCGTTTGATAGCAAACATGATCGAGAAGGATTGAGCGGTAAAGAGATCTGGCGCTGATGCGCCAGCCTCATCGCGGGCAAGCCCGGCTCCCACGGTGGGTCTGTGTGCAGCCGGGCGACCAGGTTATACCTGGGACTGGGCGCCTTCAAACCACTTCAACTTCTCACGCAACACCACCACTTCGCCTACGATCACCAGGGTCGGCGCATGCACTTCATGCTCCGCCACCAGGCGCGGCAAGTCGGCCAGGGTGCCGGTAAACACACGCTGGTTGGACGTGGTGCCTTGCTGGATCAGCGCAGCCGGGGTGTCCGCCGAACGACCATGGCGAATCAGTTGCTCGCAGATGAGCGGCAAGCCCACCAACCCCATATAGAAGACCAGGGTCTGCGACGGCCCCACCAGGTCATTCCAGGGCAAATCCGAGGTGCCATCTTTCAGGTGGCCGGTGATGAAGCGTACCGATTGCGCATAGTCGCGATGGGTCAAAGGGATGCCCGCGTAAGCCGCGCATCCACTGGCCGCGGTAATGCCCGGCACCACCTGGAACGGGATGCCATGGGCCGCCAGCTCTTCGATCTCTTCGCCGCCGCGCCCAAAAATAAACGGGTCGCCGCCCTTGAGGCGCAGCACACGCTTACCTTGCTTGGCCAGGTTCACCAGTTGCTGGTTGATCTGCTCTTGCGGCACCGCGTGATCGGCGCGGCGCTTGCCGACATAGACCCGCTCGGCATCCCGTCGGCACAGCTCAAGAATCGCGGGGGCCACCAGGCGGTCATACAGCACCACATCGGCTTGCTGCATCAAACGCAGCGCGCGAAAGGTCAGGAGGTCCGGATCACCGGGGCCTGCGCCCACCAGATACACCTCACCTGGTGCATGGGGCGGCTTGCCGTTGACTTTTTCCACCAGCAACCGCTCGGCTTCATCACCTTGCCCCGCCAGTTGCCGATCGGCAATCGGGCCCTGGAAAACCTCTTCCCAAAAAGCTCGGCGTTGCTGAACATCGGGATACAAACCCTTGACCTGGGCGCGAAAGCGCGCGGCCAGCCCGGCCAATTGACCATAGGTAGACGGAATCCAGGTTTCCAGCTTGGCGCGGATCAAACGCGCCAGCACCGGCGCGTCGCCGCCACTGGACACCGCAATCACCAAGGGCGAGCGGTCGACAATCGCCGGGAAGATCACGCTGCACAAGGCTGGCGCGTCCACCACATTGACCGGCACACACCGCCGCCGGGCATCGCTGGACACTTGCGCGTTCAGCGGCTCGTCGTCGGTTGCAGCGATGATCAGGGTGCAGCCATCAAGGTCCGCCTCCTGATAACCGCGCGCAATCAGTTCACCGCCACTGCCCTGCACCAGTTCACGCAACTGATCTTCAATCAGGGGAGCAACCACCCGCAATACCGCGCCGGCATCGGCCAGCAGCCGGGACTTGCGCAAGGCAATCTCCCCACCACCGACGACCAACACACGGCTGCCGCGCAGGTTATGAAACAGTGGCAGAAATTCCATTTAGCCGATGACCTCAACGCCCGCCATGTACGGCTTGAGCACTTCAGGTACACGGATCGAACCGTCGGCCTGCTGGTAGTTCTCCAGAACGGCAACCAGGGTGCGACCTACCGCCAAGCCCGAACCGTTAAGGGTGTGGACCAGCTCCGGCTTGCCGGTTTCCGGGTTACGGAAACGCGCCTGCATGCGTCGGGCCTGGAAATCACCGCAGTTGGAGCACGAAGAAATCTCGCGGTATTTATCCTGGCTCGGCACCCACACTTCCAGGTCGTAGGTCTTCACCGCGCTGAAACCCATGTCGCCAGTGCACAGCGCCAATACGCGATACGGCAGCTCCAGCAGTTGCAGGACGCGCTCGGCGTTGGCAGTCAGGCCTTCCAGGGCTTCCATGGAGGTCGACGGCTCGACCACCTGTACCATCTCGACCTTGTCGAACTGGTGCTGGCGGATCATGCCGCGGGTGTCACGCCCCGAGGCACCGGCTTCACTGCGAAAGCACGGGCTGTGGGCCACGAACTTGATCGGCAGCTGTTTGGCGTCGAGGATCTCGCCGGCCACGATATTGGTCAGCGACACTTCGGCAGTCGGAATCAGGTACAGATCGGCTTCGCCATCGCGGCTGATCTTGAACAGGTCTTCCTCGAACTTCGGCAGCTGGCTGGTGCCCATCAGCGCCGGCGCCTGAACCAGGTAAGGGGTATAAGCCTCTTCGTACCCGTGTTCGCCGGTGTGCAGGTTGAGCATGAACTGCGCCAGGGCCCGGTGCATGCGCGCAATCGGACCGCGCAGCAGAGCAAAGCGCGCACCGGACATCTTGGCGGCGGTTTCGAAATCCAGGCCGCCGGTCAATTCGCCCAGGGCGACGTGGTCCTTGATCTCGAAATCAAAGGCTTTTGGCGTACCCCAGCGGCGCACTTCGACGTTACCGTCTTCATCTTCGCCGACCGGTACCGACTCATGCGGCAGGTTGGGAATGCCCAGCAGGATGGAATCCAACTCGGACTGAATCTTGTCCAACTCGACCTTACCGTCAGACAGCTCGCTGCCCATACGCTCGACGTCCGCCATCAACGGCGCGATGTCTTCGCCACGCTGCTTGGCCTGACCGATGGATTTGGAGCGCGCATTGCGTTCAGCCTGCAGTGCTTCGGTGCGGGTCTGGACGGTCTTGCGCTGTTCTTCCAGCGCTTCGATGCGCGCAACATCCAAGGCAAAGCCACGGGATGCCAGGCGGTCCGCTACGTCCTGAAGGTTGCTACGTAACAGTTTGGAATCGAGCATGTCGGTCTCTCGTTTATCAAAGTTTGGTCAAGGACAGGCCGGCCCAGGTGGCGAGCAGCCCGCCGAATACACTGATGGCCGCATAGCCTATCGCCAGCGGCACTTGCCCACTTTCCAGCAGGCGCACGGTATCCAGTGAAAAGGATGAAAAGGTGGTCAGGCCGCCAAGGAAGCCCACCATCAACCCGGCGCGCACCTCAACAGGCACCTCCGGGCGTAACAGAAACAGGCCGTACAACACGCCGATCAACAGGCAGCCCACGATATTAACGGCCAGCGTCGCGGTATAGAAGTGTTTCGGCCAATTGGCGTTAATCCAATTACCGGTGGCAAAGCGCAATAAGGTACCGGCCACACCGCCAACAGAGACTGCGACCACCAAGGGAATCATAGTTTTCTCCGTTGTTTGGGGCTCAGGCGATCAAGTTGCGCCAGGTGGTTGAGCTTTTCCCCGATCTTCAACTCCAGGCCACGGGGCACCGGCTGGTAGAACGGTTGCGGGGCAAGCTCGTCGGGAAAGTAGTCTTCACCGGCGGCATAGGCATCCGGTTCATCGTGGGCGTAGCGGTACTCATCGCCATAACCCAATTGTTTCATCAGCTTGGTCGGTGCATTACGCAGGTGCAAAGGGACTTCCAGCGAGCCGTGCTCGGCCGCGGCGCGCAATGCCGATTTGAAGCCCATATACACCGCATTGCTTTTCGGCGCGCAGGCCAGGTAGGTGATGGCTTGCGCCACCGCCAACTCACCTTCCGGGCTGCCCAGGCGCTCCTGGACTTCCCAGGCCGCCAGGCACAGGCTCAGGGCCCGTGGGTCGGCGTTGCCGATGTCCTCGCTGGCCATGCGCACCACGCGCCGGGCCAGGTACAGCGGGTCGCAGCCGCCGTCGATCATGCGGGCGAACCAGTACAGCGCGCCGTCCGGGTTAGAGCCGCGCACGGATTTGTGCAACGCGGAAATCTGATCGTAAAAGGCTTCGCCGCCCTTGTCGAAACGCCGCCGGGTATCGCCCAACAGGCTTTGCAGCAGGTCGACGCCAATCTCACTATTGTCTTCGGCAAGGTCGGAGGCGTTTTCCAGCAGGTTGAGAAACCGCCGGCCATCGCCGTCTGCCGCCGCCAACAGGATCTTGAAACCCTCGTCACCCAGACTCAGGTGGCGCTTGCCCAGCCCCTTGTCCACGCTCAGCGCCCGCTGCAACAGCTTCTGCATCGCTGCTTCATCGAGACTTTTGAGCACATACACCCGCGCTCGCGAGAGCAAAGCGTTGTTCAGCTCAAACGAGGGGTTTTCCGTGGTCGCACCGATAAAAATCAGCGTGCCGTCTTCCACGTAAGGCAGGAACGCATCCTGCTGCGACTTGTTGAAGCGATGCACTTCGTCGACAAACAGGATAGTGCGCCGGCCATATTGCCCGGCCTGTTGCTTGGCGACTTCCACCGCCTGGCGGATTTCCTTGACCCCGGCCAATACCGCCGAGACCGTTTCAAAGTGTGCATCGGAGACCTTCGCCAGCAGCCGCGCCAGGGTGGTCTTGCCCACGCCCGGCGGCCCCCAGAAGATCATCGAGTGCAGGGCACCCTGCTCCAGAGCTTCGCGCAGCGGCTTGCCACGAGCCAGCAAGTGCTCCTGCCCGACATACTCATCCAGGTTGGTCGAGCGCAGGCGCGCGGCCAATGGCTGGGCAATCGGGTCACTGCGAAACAGGTCCATGGGCGGCTTTTTACTCCTGGATCACATCGGCACCCTTGGGGATGTCGAACTTGAACGTCTTGGCCGGGACCGACTCATTGGCCTTGACCCCGGTGAACAGGATATTGGTGCGCTGGCCGACACTGTCGATCAGTTGCATATCGTTGATCACCCCATTGCGGAACGACAGGCGCAGGCTGTCGAACAGCGTGTCCTTGGACTTGGGCTTGAGGGTGAAGTCGATCACGTTGCTTTGTTGCTTGGAGGTAATCTCGAAGCTCTCGCTGATCTGCGACACATCACCCGACAGCAGCAAGGCCGGGGTCTGGCTCAGGCGTGGGTCGAGGGTCTTGATGGTCGCCTGCTCCAGGTCCGGGTCCCACAGCGTGACTTTCTTGCCATCGGAGACAATGGTCTGCTCATTGGGCGCGTCGGTTTTCCAGAAGAACAGGCCGGGACGCTGCACGGCCATTTCACCGGCCGTTTCCTGCAACTGCGTACCGCCACCGTCCAGGGTCAACTGGGAGAAGCGCGCGGTCAGGGTCTTGGATTTGTCCAGCAAGTTGGTCAGGCTCGCGACGGATGCCTGGTCGGCGTGGGCCGAAAACGCGGTCAGGGCCAATGCCGGCAACAACAGCATGCGGATAAGACGCATGGGAGTCCTCATAGAATGATGTGAAAGGCGCGCCGCGTGCTGCCACGCGGCGCGAGGTCAGTCGCGCATCGGCCCTGGCGCGATGACTTCGCGCGAGCCGTTGGTGTTCATGGCCGTAACGACGCCGGCCATTTCCATGGACTCGATCATACGCGCGGCGCGGTTGTAGCCGATCTTCAGTTTACGTTGCACCGCCGAGATCGAGGCGCGACGGCTTTCCAGCACGAATGCCACCGCTTCGTCGTACAGCGCGTCAGTCTCGGCATCATCGTCGCCGCCACCGCTGCCACCGTCGAAACCGCTGCCGGCTTCTTCGACACCCGCCAGGATATCGTCGTTGTATTCCGGCGCACCCCGCAGTTTCCACGCCTCGACCACGCGGTGCACCTCGTCATCGGACACAAATGCACCGTGAACGCGGATCGGCAGGCTGGTGCCGGGCGGCATGTAGAGCATGTCACCATGGCCCAGCAGTTGCTCGGCACCGCCCTGGTCGATGATGGTCCGTGAGTCGATCTTGCTCGACACCTGGAACGCCATGCGGGTCGGGATGTTGGCCTTGATCAGGCCGGTGATCACATCCACCGACGGCCGCTGGGTCGCGAGGATCAAGTGGATCCCGGCCGCACGGGCCTTCTGCGCGATACGCGCGATCAGTTCTTCAACCTTCTTGCCGACGATCATCATCATGTCGGCAAATTCGTCGACCACCACCACGATGGTCGGCAACTTGGTCAGCAGCGGCGCTTCATCGTGAATGCTTTCGCGCTTGTACAGCGGGTCGGTCAGCGGCGTGCCGGCGTCCTGGGCTTCCTTGACCTTGGCGTTGAAGCCGGACAGGTTACGCACGCCCATCTTCGCCATCAGTTTGTAGCGCCGCTCCATCTCGGCCACGCTCCAGCGCAGGGCGTTGGCGGCGTCCTTCATGTCGGTCACCACCGGGCACAGCAGGTGCGGGATGCCTTCGTAGATCGACAGTTCGAGCATCTTCGGGTCGATCATGATCAGCTTGGCGTCTTCCGGGCCGGACTTGAACAGGATCGACAGGATCATCGCGTTCACACCCACCGACTTACCGGAACCGGTGGTACCGGCAACCAGCAGGTGGGGCATTTTCGCCAGGTCAGTGATCACCGGCTTGCCGCCGATGTCGTGCCCCAGGGCCAGGGTGACCGGCGACTTGAAGTTGTCGTATTCCGGGGTCGATAGCACTTCGGAGAAGCGCACGATCTGCCGGTCTTCGTTGGGAATCTCGATACCCACGGTGGTTTTGCCGGGGATCACTTCCACCACCCGCACGCTGGTAACCGCCAGGGAGCGCGCCAGGTCTTTGGCCAGGTTGGCGATACGGCTGACCTTGACCCCTGCGGCCGGCTGGATTTCGTAACGGGTAATCACCGGGCCGGGGTGGATCGAATCCACCGACACTTCGACGCCAAACTCCTTGAGTTTGATTTCCAGCAGATGGCCGACGGCCGCCAGGGATTCCGGGGAATAGTTGAGTTGCTTCTTTTCCGCCGGATCGAGGATCGAGATCGGCGGCAAAGTGCCCTCGACGGCGCTGTCGATAAACAGCGGCGCCTGCTTTTCCTTTTGCACGCGATGGCTTGGCTCGGGCGCCTTGACCGGCGCCGGGGCGATAACCGGCGGCACTTGCTTCTCGCGGTCGGACATGTGCTTGGTCAGGGCCTGCTCGCGCTCGATCAGGCGCTCCTTGACCTTGGCCTGCTCACGGCGGTCCGGCGTACTCGGGGCCACCACTTCGTTGACCCGGGT comes from the Pseudomonas shahriarae genome and includes:
- a CDS encoding ligand-binding protein SH3; translation: MIESSYVVIHSHVSEFPEPMTLRTGDGVLVGERYDGPEGWPDWYFCTAPAQEPGFVPAQLLDRHVDGSAKMLEDFTNRELDVVEGQVLQGNRQLNGWLWAVRISDGATGWVPLDKVRLQD
- a CDS encoding Bax inhibitor-1/YccA family protein, with the protein product MREQDYAVNSNVQAEQLEVSRVLRNTYGLLALTLAFSGVMAYVAQQMRVGYPNIFVVLIGFYGLFFLTNKLRDSAWGLVSAFALTGFMGFLLGPILNRYLGMQGGAEVVSSAFAMTALVFGGLSAYVLITRKDMSFLGGFITAGFFVLLAAVLASMFFQISGLQLAISAGFVLFSSVCILFQTSAIIHGGERNYIMATISLYVSIYNLFVSLLQIFGIMSRDD
- the tusD gene encoding sulfurtransferase complex subunit TusD, which gives rise to MKFAIALFSAAHAPSSRRALQFAQAALAGGHEIVRLFFYQDGVYSAANSVVTPQDEQDIAQQWRAFVSEHQLDGVVCIAAALRRGVLNAEEAARYQRSAVNLDAPWALSGLGQLHDAIQDADRLICFGGP
- the tusC gene encoding sulfurtransferase complex subunit TusC yields the protein MSRSLLVISRQAPWSGPSAREALDVVLAGGAFDLPIGLLFLDDGVFQLATAQDAKAVQQKDVTANLQALSLFGIDDVFACSHSLAERGLTAPDSAQPLSSEQISQMIDRYDQVMTL
- the tusB gene encoding sulfurtransferase complex subunit TusB, with the translated sequence MSTLHVLSHSPFTDSRLGSCLRLCGAQDAILLCGDAIYALQPGSAPFQALQAKALAIFVLAEDAQARGLALPQWARSVDYPGFVQLSIDHDKVNTWL
- a CDS encoding TusE/DsrC/DsvC family sulfur relay protein produces the protein MNTLTVGTHTLELDKDGYLVDLNAWSVEVANALASAEALELTDEHWEILKLLRGFYQQFQLSPATRPLIKYTALKLGPEKGNSLHLNRLFKGTPAKLAAKLAGLPRPTNCL
- a CDS encoding glycosyl transferase family protein, translating into MTDFAPLITETPAEHPFAPFVRILGKGKRGARSLTREEAREAMGMLLDEKVEDSQLGAFLMLLRHKEESPEELAGFTEALRERLSPPALKVDVDWPTYAGKKRHLPWYLLAAKCLAQNGVRIFMHGGGAHTAGRLYTEQLLGELQIPLCRNWQQVETALEQGNLAFMPLGDWAPQLQRMIDLRNILGLRSPIHSLARILNPLGARCGLQSIFHPGYQGVHRDASGLLGDNSIVIKGDGGEIEINPDTTSHLYGTTGGTSWDEEWPALSAQRHVKPASLDPEHLKALWRGEVQDSYPQLALIATMALALRGLGHPREQAFELAQQYWDARNTSN
- a CDS encoding glutathione S-transferase family protein, which encodes MGLLIEGHWHDQWYESSADGAFQREQAQRRHWVTADGQPGPSGDGGFKAEAGRYHLYVSLACPWAHRTLILRKLKGLESLIDVSVVSWLMLENGWTFDKAHGSTGDKLDDFAFMHQRYTADTADYTGRVTVPVLWDKKLNRIVSNESAEIIRMFNSAFNGLTGNTLDFYPEPLRPTIDALNERIYPAVNNGVYRAGFATSQQAYESAFDEVFAELDQLEQHLGQQRYLAGEYLTEADVRLFTTLIRFDAVYYSHFKCNLRRIADYPNLSNWLRELYQWPGVAETVDFAHIKGHYYASHRTINPTGIVPKGPLQAFDSKHDREGLSGKEIWR
- the cysG gene encoding siroheme synthase CysG; its protein translation is MEFLPLFHNLRGSRVLVVGGGEIALRKSRLLADAGAVLRVVAPLIEDQLRELVQGSGGELIARGYQEADLDGCTLIIAATDDEPLNAQVSSDARRRCVPVNVVDAPALCSVIFPAIVDRSPLVIAVSSGGDAPVLARLIRAKLETWIPSTYGQLAGLAARFRAQVKGLYPDVQQRRAFWEEVFQGPIADRQLAGQGDEAERLLVEKVNGKPPHAPGEVYLVGAGPGDPDLLTFRALRLMQQADVVLYDRLVAPAILELCRRDAERVYVGKRRADHAVPQEQINQQLVNLAKQGKRVLRLKGGDPFIFGRGGEEIEELAAHGIPFQVVPGITAASGCAAYAGIPLTHRDYAQSVRFITGHLKDGTSDLPWNDLVGPSQTLVFYMGLVGLPLICEQLIRHGRSADTPAALIQQGTTSNQRVFTGTLADLPRLVAEHEVHAPTLVIVGEVVVLREKLKWFEGAQSQV
- the serS gene encoding serine--tRNA ligase, translated to MLDSKLLRSNLQDVADRLASRGFALDVARIEALEEQRKTVQTRTEALQAERNARSKSIGQAKQRGEDIAPLMADVERMGSELSDGKVELDKIQSELDSILLGIPNLPHESVPVGEDEDGNVEVRRWGTPKAFDFEIKDHVALGELTGGLDFETAAKMSGARFALLRGPIARMHRALAQFMLNLHTGEHGYEEAYTPYLVQAPALMGTSQLPKFEEDLFKISRDGEADLYLIPTAEVSLTNIVAGEILDAKQLPIKFVAHSPCFRSEAGASGRDTRGMIRQHQFDKVEMVQVVEPSTSMEALEGLTANAERVLQLLELPYRVLALCTGDMGFSAVKTYDLEVWVPSQDKYREISSCSNCGDFQARRMQARFRNPETGKPELVHTLNGSGLAVGRTLVAVLENYQQADGSIRVPEVLKPYMAGVEVIG
- the crcB gene encoding fluoride efflux transporter CrcB, translated to MIPLVVAVSVGGVAGTLLRFATGNWINANWPKHFYTATLAVNIVGCLLIGVLYGLFLLRPEVPVEVRAGLMVGFLGGLTTFSSFSLDTVRLLESGQVPLAIGYAAISVFGGLLATWAGLSLTKL